One window of the Dreissena polymorpha isolate Duluth1 chromosome 5, UMN_Dpol_1.0, whole genome shotgun sequence genome contains the following:
- the LOC127881978 gene encoding uncharacterized protein LOC127881978, translated as MTTEESIAIMATQQRNLSNQTELVNQLDPDPVFDYLLQHRALDQATVDKIRCEEKLPDRNIKLLEHLEQLGNPAVELLINALRQSGQLHLASTLDVEHRIKPVYGKGYWEKQRYKGQITVSFQLVAAKVMVRKDSDEDRSPKIVDINAMLTPFKVKHSYENMTLIGEGENEPKGRKILEYSYEEEEDQVKSCWCCLPFCCSSKSKRKKKNSVKSAAISLSELPPQTGAELRKSSSTKSLSLYDVMVSLPSQPSSPIKSGSTFFKTKKLSPIVDVSSDLESPTETTDEVFVPASKLPLNNVTENEDQTVNNSVRCEEAEVSFKSTKSEKVEKTQSKTKGKKKSKSDSTLMSKNQRNGKKTTASDSTNDIVFDDKENTAPCIWDIHKNGYENGHSRLTPPNTLETTPKNAMKRSETYELVERWKSEGIAYQTARDQFFSYFDTVTQGRIIRYFEQKRSTLVLQVNLDDKMAVSTISMTLKELKRLREDYEMGILHEELVKCVRPQDIVDKMECCAIHLRTVISEEDFTLSFQELS; from the exons ATGACAACAGAAGAAAGTATTGCCATCATGGCAACGCAGCAACGTAACCTTAGCAACCAGACAGAGTTGGTTAATCAGCTCGACCCAGATCCAGTGTTTGACTATCTCCTACAGCATCGAGCTCTGGACCAGGCCACTGTCGACAAAATCAG GTGCGAGGAGAAGCTGCCCGATCGCAACATCAAGCTGCTAGAGCACCTAGAGCAGCTGGGTAACCCTGCAGTGGAGCTCCTGATCAACGCGCTGCGGCAGTCTGGGCAGCTCCACCTGGCGAGTACACTTGATGTTGAACACAGGATCAAACCAGTCTATGGGAAAG GCTACTGGGAGAAGCAGCGTTACAAGGGGCAGATCACCGTCTCATTCCAGCTGGTGGCCGCCAAGGTCATGGTCAGAAAGGACTCTGACGAAGACAGGTCCCCGAAAATAGTCGACATCAATGCCATGCTGACACCATTCAAAGTGAAACATTCCTACGAAAACATGACTCTCATAGGGGAAGGAGAGAACGAACCAAAAGGGCGTAAGATTCTGGAGTATTCCTATGAAGAGGAGGAGGACCAAGTTAAATCTTGCTGGTGCTGTTTACCATTTTGTTGTTCGTCCAAGTCCAAGAGGAAGAAAAAGAATTCAGTTAAAAGTGCTGCAATTTCGCTCAGTGAATTACCTCCCCAAACTGGTGCTGAACTTAGGAAAAGTAGTTCCACAAAGTCTCTCAGTTTATATGACGTTATGGTATCCTTGCCTTCACAACCGTCTTCGCCTATTAAGAGTGGGTCTACTTTTTTCAAGACAAAGAAGTTATCTCCTATAGTTGATGTAAGTAGTGATTTAGAAAGTCCCACAGAGACAACTGATGAAGTGTTTGTACCAGCTTCTAAACTGCCGCTGAACAATGTCACAGAAAATGAGGATCAGACTGTGAATAATAGTGTTAGATGTGAGGAGGCAGAAGTAAGCTTTAAAAGCACAAAGTCAGAAAAAGTGGAAAAAACCCAAAGTAAAACTAAAGGAAAGAAAAAATCCAAAAGTGATTCAACTTTGATGTCAAAAAATCAGAGAAATGGTAAAAAGACGACAGCTTCGGATTCAACCAATGACATTGTGTTTGATGATAAAGAGAACACTGCTCCGTGTATATGGGATATTCATAAAAATGGTTATGAAAATGGGCACTCTCGATTAACTCCACCAAATACTCTTGAAACTACACCTAAAAATGCAATGAAACGATCCGAAACTTACGAGCTAGTGGAAAGATGGAAGAGCGAAGGTATTGCATATCAAACTGCTCGGGaccaatttttttcatatttcGACACTGTCACACAGGGTCGGATTATTCGATACTTTGAACAAAAGAGGAGTACGCTGGTTCTGCAAGTGAATTTAGACGATAAAATGGCAGTTAGTACGATTAGTATGACTTTGAAGGAATTGAAACGATTACGAGAGGATTACGAGATGGGAATTCTGCATGAGGAGTTGGTGAAATGCGTGAGACCACAAGACATAGTTGATAAAATGGAGTGTTGTGCAATTCACTTACGAACTGTGATAAGTGAAGAAGATTTCACACTCTCTTTTCAAGAATTATCATAA